A single Octopus sinensis unplaced genomic scaffold, ASM634580v1 Contig10151, whole genome shotgun sequence DNA region contains:
- the LOC115228293 gene encoding protein enabled homolog yields the protein MRTSRTRERERDRERERDHRDRDHRPPLDHSLSHSHAPRGMRWEKKKHRSESESMTIMSMAPASAMTTTTNTTTAMDNTNNNNTEISYAEILKPIMVVVDSKEGELCNRSSRNISRMEIKSAPLKVEIRDHSNMGGGPSIPAAAATVPSSSSESYGRKASGDSPKPLPPAPASTAPPPPPSSSVNMRGVWGAPPPPARASPQQPLSHPPPPPPPPPPPACSKLGKDSLGGGGGGGGGLAVSTTAIAAAATTTTTTATTTAKRTSLGSTGDVEEDNVGGGEEGGGAVENTLMSESKSFLAEITNNPDTSEDLENDSEVASHFETGESLAHNGQEPVTPAPKIAKPPSLEFDRKRTSRVSGEFPVSPSGYPQPPTPDFPPPSPSTAVIGIQQKINPLDKRKSRNMETITEAALLEKTLLAEKLNREKAAAATAAAAALAATAAAAAAEKKMSPAESD from the exons ATGCGGACGAGTCGCACCCGGGAGAGGGAGCGCGAccgggagagggagagggaccaCCGAGATAGGGATCACCGACCGCCCCTTGACCATTCTCTGTCGCACTCGCATGCACCGCGCGGCATGCGCTGGGAGAAGAAGAAGCACCGGAGCGAGTCAGAGTCAATGACGATCATGTCCATGGCTCCTGCTtccgccatgaccaccactacgaACACCACGACGGCCATGGACAACAcgaacaataacaacactgagaTATCGTACGCGGAGATCTTGAAGCCGATAATGGTCGTGGTTGACTCGAAAGAGGGGGAGCTGTGTAATCGGAGCAGTCGGAATATCAGCCGAATGGAGATCAAATCAGCCCCTTTGAAGGTCGAAATTAGGGACCACAGCAACATGGGTGGCGGGCCTTCCATTCCTGCTGCTGCGGCCACGGTGCCGTCATCGTCGTCCGAGAGTTACGGCCGGAAGGCGAGCGGGGACTCGCCGAAACCGCTGCCGCCGGCGCCCGCGTCGACCGCGCCTCCGCCACCGCCGTCAAGCTCCGTCAACATGAGGGGCGTCTGGGGGGCTCCCCCTCCTCCGGCGAGGGCTTCGCCCCAGCAGCCCCTATCGCATCCGCCACCGCCCCCGCCGCCCCCTCCTCCGCCGGCCTGCAGCAAGCTCGGTAAAGACAGCctcggcggcggcggtggtggtggtggtgggttggcCGTCTCTACGACGGCCatcgctgccgccgccaccaccaccaccaccacggccaccaccacgGCCAAGCGGACGAGCCTGGGCAGTACCGGCGACGTCGAGGAGGACAACGTCGGCGGCGGGGAAGAAGGCGGTGGTGCCGTCGAAAACACGTTGATGTCGGAGTCAAAGAGCTTTCTGGCGGAGATCACGAATAATCCGGATACCAGCGAAGACCTGGAAAATGATTCTGAGGTGGCGAGTCACTTCGAAACTGGAGAATCGCTAGCCCACAATGGTCAGG AACCTGTGACGCCGGCCCCGAAGATAGCCAAGCCTCCATCCCTGGAGTTTGACCGGAAACGAACGAGCCGAGTGAGTGGAGAGTTCCCTGTCAGTCCCTCTGGATACCCACAGCCACCGACCCCCGATTTCCCACCCCCTTCACCAAGTACAGCCGTTATAGGCATCCAACAGAAGATAAATCCTTTG GACAAAAGAAAATCAAGGAACATGGAGACGATTACTGAAGCAGCACTTTTGGAAAAGACTCTTTTGGCAGAGAAACTGAACCGAGagaaagcagcagcagccacagcagcagcagcagcgctaGCAGCGACGGCAGCGGCTGCTGCAGCAGAGAAGAAG ATGTCGCCAGCGGAGTCCGAT